One Natrinema longum genomic window carries:
- a CDS encoding SHOCT domain-containing protein has product MTDIDEPRIRAMVDAADHDSVTVELLAGGDRYSQLYLYDEPVVSYLESNEQPHYTFFNEMKGIGIGGKRDTITPDSGGLAAITITDRRTFMIVGKEDGDEFFEVPHGDVTGVEYSRGLMKHRLVIRTDDTTYHCWIDSSYEESALAAATDALRRYRDRARSPGDSIDARAESPASRSPMSSDGGENGDSGGDAAPSAAGGTDSADDPLETIERLAELNEQGVISDEEFEEKKRDLLDQL; this is encoded by the coding sequence ATGACCGATATCGACGAACCACGAATTCGCGCGATGGTCGACGCGGCCGACCACGACTCGGTTACGGTCGAGTTGCTCGCGGGCGGCGACCGGTACAGCCAGCTCTACCTTTACGACGAGCCGGTCGTCTCCTACCTCGAGTCGAACGAACAACCCCACTACACCTTCTTCAACGAGATGAAGGGGATCGGAATCGGCGGCAAGCGGGACACGATCACGCCGGACAGCGGCGGGCTGGCCGCGATCACGATCACCGACAGGCGAACGTTCATGATCGTCGGCAAGGAGGACGGCGACGAGTTCTTCGAAGTGCCCCACGGCGACGTGACCGGCGTCGAGTACAGTCGCGGCCTGATGAAACACCGGCTGGTGATCCGCACCGACGACACGACCTACCACTGCTGGATCGACTCCTCCTACGAGGAGTCGGCACTCGCCGCCGCCACCGACGCGTTGCGGCGGTATCGCGATCGGGCACGGTCGCCGGGCGACTCGATCGACGCTCGAGCCGAATCGCCGGCATCGCGCTCCCCGATGTCCTCGGACGGCGGCGAAAACGGTGACTCGGGCGGCGACGCCGCGCCGTCGGCGGCCGGCGGCACCGACTCGGCCGACGACCCCCTCGAGACGATCGAACGGCTCGCCGAACTCAACGAGCAGGGCGTGATCAGCGACGAGGAGTTCGAAGAGAAGAAGCGGGACCTCCTCGACCAGCTCTAA
- the gvpJ gene encoding gas vesicle protein GvpJ: MSGPKPTRNQGDLAQMLDTLLDKGVVINADIAVTVGDTELLGVQIRAAIASFETAAEYGLEFPGGTDMARVREAAGVDTPRVATTDEAAEDATLEKTDSSPAIDAVDAGEAVAPDDREGADTSGRENDDR; the protein is encoded by the coding sequence ATGAGCGGTCCCAAACCCACCCGGAATCAGGGCGACCTCGCGCAGATGCTCGACACGCTGCTCGACAAGGGCGTCGTGATCAACGCCGACATCGCGGTGACCGTCGGTGACACCGAGTTGCTCGGCGTCCAGATCCGGGCGGCGATCGCGTCCTTCGAGACGGCCGCCGAGTACGGCCTCGAGTTCCCCGGCGGGACGGACATGGCACGCGTCCGCGAGGCCGCCGGCGTCGACACACCGCGGGTGGCAACGACCGACGAGGCAGCCGAGGATGCGACCCTCGAGAAGACCGATTCGAGTCCGGCGATCGACGCCGTCGATGCCGGTGAGGCGGTCGCTCCCGACGATCGGGAGGGGGCCGACACCAGTGGCAGGGAGAACGACGACCGATGA
- a CDS encoding gas vesicle protein K, whose protein sequence is MTSTIDLDGDGENMRAGLLSLVLAIVEILEDSLEREALRRMESGQLDDDEIERLGQQLARLEAEIERLEREEGIEEDVAGLRSDLDSLIDDAIWDLFDDDAVPGVGTDGGKPGMTDR, encoded by the coding sequence ATGACGTCGACGATCGACCTCGACGGCGACGGGGAGAACATGCGGGCCGGGTTGCTCTCGCTCGTCCTCGCGATCGTCGAGATCCTCGAGGACTCCCTCGAGCGCGAGGCGCTCCGGCGGATGGAGTCGGGCCAGCTCGACGACGACGAGATCGAGCGACTCGGCCAGCAACTCGCCCGACTCGAGGCCGAAATCGAGCGCCTCGAGCGCGAGGAGGGGATCGAGGAGGACGTCGCCGGCCTCCGATCGGACCTGGATTCGCTGATCGACGACGCGATCTGGGACCTGTTCGACGACGACGCCGTTCCGGGCGTCGGCACCGACGGCGGAAAACCGGGGATGACTGACCGATGA
- a CDS encoding oligosaccharide flippase family protein, translated as MTDATSVSLGGETVKATAAKFVMAVIGFAGTVVFARVLGPTGFGGYYLLFSLVKLGDRAVNGWGTAIMKRFSEIEAPERELIGGQLVFTAAWLVLMSAVAAVASRWLVSYTGLSEAPVLFVVLMGAVTLYEPTDRVVQARGLVGASMWIDTFRSLLTFPIQLALVLLGLGAAGMAYGLAAATFLSLPALWYFVRTTPTAPTRETLASLWAYAKYSIPNSFLGQTYDRFDILLLGYLLAPAAAGQYEVALKLTVPATFVMMAAQSVLMARVSRLHSQGKDVSDDVSNTLAFSSVVAVPMFFGAVSMPEQLVVTAFGPEYADAAALLVGLALFQIVSTQSGPLTSAIGGIDRPESNTRISVATLAVNVVLGVALTLAYGAIGVVVATVVAETLRYVLSAFVVKRALPNVVLFPRTLLEQVGAALLMFAVVVPLVRTVPIDQWYQLLAIVSVGAIVYSAALLAISQKLRVTIEGVVRSSRLEL; from the coding sequence ATGACTGACGCGACGTCGGTCAGTCTCGGCGGCGAGACGGTGAAGGCGACGGCCGCGAAGTTCGTGATGGCCGTAATCGGGTTCGCTGGCACCGTCGTCTTCGCGCGGGTGCTCGGTCCGACCGGCTTCGGCGGCTACTACTTGCTCTTCTCGCTCGTGAAACTCGGCGACCGTGCGGTCAACGGGTGGGGAACGGCGATCATGAAGCGGTTCTCGGAGATCGAGGCCCCGGAGCGGGAACTGATCGGCGGTCAACTGGTGTTCACGGCGGCATGGCTGGTGCTCATGAGCGCGGTCGCCGCGGTCGCGTCGCGGTGGCTCGTTTCCTACACGGGACTCTCGGAAGCGCCGGTGCTGTTCGTCGTTCTGATGGGTGCCGTCACGCTCTACGAGCCGACCGATCGGGTCGTCCAGGCGCGGGGACTCGTCGGTGCCTCGATGTGGATCGACACGTTCCGGTCGCTGCTGACGTTCCCCATCCAGCTCGCGCTCGTCCTCCTCGGGCTCGGCGCTGCCGGCATGGCATACGGGCTCGCCGCGGCGACGTTCCTCTCCTTGCCCGCGCTCTGGTACTTCGTGCGGACGACACCGACGGCCCCGACCCGCGAAACGCTCGCGAGTCTCTGGGCCTACGCCAAGTACAGCATCCCGAACTCGTTTCTCGGGCAGACCTACGACCGATTCGATATCCTCCTTCTCGGCTACCTCCTCGCGCCCGCGGCGGCCGGACAGTACGAAGTCGCGCTGAAACTCACCGTCCCGGCGACGTTCGTGATGATGGCCGCCCAGAGCGTGCTGATGGCCCGCGTGAGCCGACTCCACAGCCAGGGCAAAGACGTCAGCGACGACGTGTCGAACACGCTCGCGTTCTCGAGCGTCGTCGCGGTTCCGATGTTTTTCGGTGCGGTCTCCATGCCCGAGCAACTCGTCGTGACGGCGTTTGGACCCGAGTACGCCGATGCCGCCGCGTTGCTGGTCGGCCTCGCGCTGTTCCAGATCGTGAGCACGCAGAGTGGTCCCCTCACGAGCGCGATCGGCGGGATCGATCGGCCCGAGAGCAACACGCGCATCTCGGTCGCGACGCTCGCAGTGAACGTCGTCCTCGGCGTCGCGCTGACGCTCGCCTACGGGGCGATCGGCGTCGTCGTCGCGACGGTCGTCGCCGAGACGCTCCGGTACGTCCTCTCCGCGTTCGTGGTCAAACGAGCGCTCCCGAACGTCGTCCTGTTCCCCCGGACGCTCCTCGAGCAGGTCGGCGCGGCGCTGTTGATGTTCGCCGTGGTCGTCCCGCTCGTGCGAACCGTCCCCATCGACCAGTGGTACCAGCTGCTCGCCATCGTCTCCGTCGGCGCGATCGTCTACTCGGCGGCCCTGCTCGCGATCAGTCAGAAACTCCGCGTGACGATCGAGGGCGTCGTTCGGAGTTCGCGCCTCGAGCTGTAG
- the gvpH gene encoding gas vesicle protein GvpH, giving the protein MTDDDRGTDRETDRHTDRENDHDGDEQASAPLEGLRRLLETLDDLEAGERRDGSRRIDGHGVSVDGEYELSIGFGDRFERRTNAADSETTGRAAPRSSTVADDAYHVGLVEYDDETLLVADLPGVDAEDVAVRRGDGLEVVVDGEVIERVDHAGRPSRRRFHNGLLTVVVDGGEQGD; this is encoded by the coding sequence ATGACTGACGACGACCGGGGTACCGACCGCGAAACGGACCGACACACCGACCGCGAGAACGATCACGACGGAGACGAGCAGGCGTCCGCTCCCCTCGAGGGGCTCCGTCGACTCCTGGAAACGCTCGACGACCTCGAGGCCGGTGAACGCCGTGACGGCTCGAGACGGATCGACGGCCACGGCGTGTCGGTCGACGGCGAGTACGAGCTGTCGATCGGTTTCGGGGACCGATTCGAGCGGCGAACGAACGCTGCCGACAGCGAGACGACGGGCAGGGCAGCGCCTCGCTCGAGCACCGTCGCGGACGACGCGTATCACGTCGGGCTCGTCGAGTACGACGACGAGACGCTGCTCGTCGCGGATCTCCCGGGGGTCGACGCCGAGGACGTCGCGGTCCGGCGAGGCGACGGGCTCGAGGTGGTCGTCGACGGCGAGGTGATCGAGCGGGTCGACCACGCGGGACGACCGAGCCGTCGGCGATTCCACAACGGCCTGCTGACCGTCGTCGTCGACGGAGGTGAGCAGGGTGACTGA
- the gvpG gene encoding gas vesicle protein GvpG, which produces MFLFDDLLVRPFVSLLDVLHTLALTELYDVEALRDDLKENRLLYEIGERPEPAYRERKAELEAELERARELRAELSDKVEVKG; this is translated from the coding sequence ATGTTCCTGTTCGACGACCTGCTGGTGCGGCCGTTCGTCTCCTTGCTCGACGTTTTGCACACCCTCGCACTGACCGAGCTCTACGACGTCGAGGCGCTCAGGGACGATCTCAAGGAGAACCGCTTGCTCTACGAGATCGGCGAACGGCCCGAACCGGCGTATCGCGAGCGCAAGGCGGAACTCGAGGCGGAACTGGAACGGGCCCGGGAGCTTCGGGCCGAACTCAGCGACAAGGTAGAGGTGAAAGGATGA
- a CDS encoding response regulator — MSVGILAVDDSGYMRNRIKMILGDDVTVVAEASDGVEAVKTYEKRGDEIDLVLMDIIMEKANGVKATSAIKQLDPEVSVIMCTSVGQYEKMKLAAKAGADGYVTKPFDRAELLEAIESVSA; from the coding sequence ATGTCAGTGGGGATTCTCGCCGTCGACGATTCGGGATACATGCGAAACCGGATCAAGATGATTCTGGGGGACGACGTCACGGTTGTCGCGGAAGCCAGCGACGGGGTCGAAGCGGTCAAAACGTACGAAAAACGCGGTGACGAGATCGATCTCGTCCTGATGGACATCATCATGGAGAAGGCAAACGGCGTGAAAGCCACGTCGGCGATCAAACAGCTCGACCCGGAGGTCAGCGTCATCATGTGTACGAGCGTCGGCCAGTACGAGAAGATGAAACTCGCGGCGAAAGCCGGTGCCGACGGCTACGTGACGAAACCGTTCGACCGGGCGGAACTGCTCGAGGCCATCGAGAGCGTCTCCGCATGA
- the gvpJ gene encoding gas vesicle protein GvpJ, translated as MEPEKNDDAVVDLVDVLLEDGAVLAADVVISVADIPLIGLRLRLLLAGMTTMRDHDILADADDAIRDAGRRAESYDS; from the coding sequence ATGGAACCCGAGAAGAACGACGACGCCGTCGTCGACCTCGTCGACGTGTTGCTCGAGGACGGCGCAGTACTCGCTGCGGACGTGGTGATCAGCGTCGCGGATATCCCCTTGATCGGACTCCGGCTCCGGTTGCTCCTCGCGGGCATGACGACGATGCGGGACCACGACATACTCGCGGACGCCGACGATGCCATCAGGGACGCTGGTCGCCGGGCGGAGTCGTACGACAGCTGA
- a CDS encoding alkaline phosphatase family protein, giving the protein MTTLGIVALDAADYALARDWACENLLLERHCNLETFAHSGRYPNTLEVWTSVATGVGPTEHGLASTGEQQQWENPILEYASTIAPYVLPKEARITLGTWLRGDAGGDGSDGDGGVDMTLRQTAHSHLFRPEARAVRWWPGVTPGEHLSETWHWLNLASNGEITDDELWRRLYGNAGLEVGWLQGMGGADVAVAGVHMHVLDAAGHAFATHPDRLRAVYERVDRLLGSVREHVDDLLLLSDHGMQVAWLEDDTEPGFHSWRALASTTLDDDPPEHVFDVREWVDAHADDSGGTRDDSGPAVMDTTAEQLRDLGYLE; this is encoded by the coding sequence ATGACGACGCTGGGGATCGTCGCCCTCGACGCCGCCGACTACGCCCTCGCGCGTGACTGGGCGTGTGAGAACCTCCTGCTCGAGCGCCACTGCAACCTCGAGACGTTCGCTCACTCCGGGCGGTACCCGAACACGCTCGAGGTCTGGACGTCGGTCGCGACGGGCGTCGGGCCGACGGAACACGGCCTCGCATCGACCGGCGAACAACAGCAGTGGGAGAATCCGATCCTCGAGTACGCGAGCACGATCGCTCCCTACGTCCTCCCCAAGGAAGCGCGCATCACGCTCGGGACGTGGCTCCGCGGCGATGCCGGCGGCGACGGCAGCGACGGGGACGGCGGCGTCGACATGACGCTGCGACAGACGGCACACTCCCACCTCTTCCGGCCCGAGGCCCGCGCCGTGCGGTGGTGGCCCGGCGTCACGCCCGGCGAACACCTGAGCGAGACCTGGCACTGGCTCAACCTCGCCTCGAACGGCGAGATCACCGACGACGAGCTCTGGCGGCGACTGTACGGGAACGCGGGCCTCGAGGTCGGCTGGCTACAGGGGATGGGAGGGGCCGACGTGGCCGTCGCCGGGGTACACATGCACGTCCTCGACGCCGCCGGCCACGCGTTCGCGACGCACCCCGACCGCCTCCGGGCGGTGTACGAACGGGTCGACCGCCTGCTGGGATCGGTTCGCGAGCACGTCGACGACCTGTTGCTCCTGTCGGACCACGGCATGCAAGTCGCCTGGCTCGAGGACGATACCGAGCCCGGCTTCCACAGCTGGCGGGCGCTCGCGTCGACGACGCTCGACGACGACCCACCCGAGCACGTGTTCGACGTTCGCGAGTGGGTCGACGCACACGCCGACGACAGCGGCGGCACGCGAGACGACTCCGGGCCGGCGGTGATGGACACGACGGCGGAACAGCTTCGGGACCTGGGATATCTCGAGTGA
- a CDS encoding FkbM family methyltransferase: MADIIAKATQALTDPTVVQPWFESNRRKVNRWVRRREIGPLLGGLTAGTLDWNAYTNYLAWRSDDGTVVREINGSEMVLDPSMAGISRELLMYGGREELSASVFRAEIERLAGQVDSPVTVLEIGANIGYYALLEAQVLGPDARILAFEPDPRNVDLLSRSIERNGYGDRIDVDRVAIGNSDDTITFNLLPLSNKSHVNEDSFNRAHRIEQQIDVPQKAVSTVLEERELPPDAINVVRMDVEGYEAQVFEGMESVLESEQPLVVFFELHRSRLDDETIDRMLRTLAAADLEIVAVTDLVGPMWYEVKLPWDSFDDLRGIDEDRSLHLILRRPS; this comes from the coding sequence ATGGCGGACATCATCGCGAAGGCGACGCAAGCGCTCACCGATCCGACCGTGGTCCAGCCGTGGTTCGAGTCCAATCGTCGCAAGGTCAATCGCTGGGTCCGGCGTCGGGAGATCGGTCCGCTACTCGGCGGCCTCACGGCCGGGACCCTCGACTGGAACGCGTACACGAACTATCTCGCCTGGCGAAGCGACGACGGGACCGTGGTTCGGGAAATCAACGGCAGCGAGATGGTCCTCGACCCGTCGATGGCCGGGATCTCGCGGGAGTTGCTCATGTACGGCGGCCGCGAAGAACTGTCGGCCAGCGTCTTTCGAGCGGAAATCGAACGGCTCGCGGGGCAGGTCGACTCGCCCGTGACGGTACTGGAAATCGGCGCGAACATCGGCTACTACGCGCTGCTCGAGGCCCAGGTTCTCGGTCCCGACGCTCGGATACTGGCGTTCGAACCCGACCCGAGGAACGTCGACCTCCTCTCGAGGTCGATCGAGCGCAACGGATACGGCGATCGGATCGACGTCGACCGCGTGGCGATCGGGAACAGCGACGACACGATCACGTTCAATCTATTGCCATTGAGTAACAAATCACACGTCAACGAGGACTCCTTTAACCGGGCCCATCGGATCGAACAGCAGATAGACGTTCCACAGAAGGCGGTTTCGACCGTCCTCGAGGAGCGGGAGCTCCCGCCGGATGCGATCAACGTCGTCCGGATGGACGTCGAGGGGTACGAGGCCCAGGTATTCGAGGGAATGGAAAGCGTCCTCGAGTCCGAGCAGCCGCTGGTCGTCTTTTTCGAACTCCACCGCTCCCGGTTGGACGACGAGACGATCGATCGGATGCTTCGAACGCTTGCAGCCGCCGACCTCGAAATCGTCGCCGTGACGGATCTGGTGGGTCCGATGTGGTACGAAGTCAAGCTTCCGTGGGACTCGTTCGACGATCTCCGCGGGATCGACGAGGATCGCTCGCTGCACCTGATTCTCAGACGACCGTCGTGA
- a CDS encoding HAMP domain-containing methyl-accepting chemotaxis protein yields the protein MEQTRTVSGGTRTIATRLTGVLAAAGVVIVVFAGYIYVQIVAPIDDPAVRSSVTSGFAGLVLASVISLVLVGVTFGSNTAITLRLLSSKANELEEGNMDVSFRSSRRDEIGQLATGLAAMRDSLQERIETAERRQRETELRNENLQSTAEHYNEVLQDVMDGDLSRRVDAESESEALTEIGESINTTIAELQRTTTSISREMDNLSATAEEVAASADEVATTSARAAEAGTVGRDAAASAITEMDTVESEIETAAAEIETLEGEVEEIGEIVRLIGEIARKTNILAVNARIESSRTDESGQGYSVVADEVRELAEETKAAADEIETRIDRIQSQTDETVAGIQAVNERTADASVTVRRALDSLEEIAELVDDLDMTIENISDATDGQAEAIQSVAERVDALSSIGSGEEPDSGDSDGFDFEAPQGVTEGTGES from the coding sequence ATGGAGCAAACACGGACCGTTAGTGGGGGAACACGAACGATCGCGACCAGGCTGACAGGGGTGCTGGCCGCTGCCGGGGTCGTAATCGTCGTGTTTGCGGGGTACATCTACGTACAGATCGTCGCGCCGATCGACGACCCGGCCGTTCGGTCGTCGGTCACGTCCGGATTCGCCGGGCTCGTCCTCGCGTCGGTCATCAGCCTCGTGCTGGTCGGCGTCACCTTCGGGAGCAACACCGCGATCACGCTTCGGCTCCTCTCGTCGAAGGCGAACGAGCTAGAGGAGGGCAACATGGACGTCTCCTTTCGCTCGAGCCGACGTGACGAGATCGGTCAGCTCGCGACCGGTCTCGCTGCCATGCGTGACTCGCTGCAAGAGCGCATCGAAACCGCCGAACGCAGACAACGGGAGACGGAACTCCGCAACGAGAACCTCCAGTCGACCGCGGAACACTACAACGAAGTGTTACAGGACGTCATGGACGGTGACCTCTCTCGACGGGTCGACGCGGAAAGCGAGAGCGAGGCGCTCACCGAGATCGGCGAATCGATCAACACGACGATCGCCGAACTCCAGCGGACGACGACGAGTATCTCCCGGGAGATGGACAACCTCTCGGCGACCGCCGAGGAGGTCGCCGCCTCCGCCGACGAGGTAGCGACGACGTCGGCGCGGGCCGCCGAGGCCGGGACGGTCGGTCGCGACGCGGCGGCGTCGGCGATCACGGAGATGGACACCGTCGAGTCGGAGATCGAAACGGCCGCCGCGGAGATCGAAACCCTCGAGGGGGAGGTCGAGGAGATCGGCGAGATCGTTCGGTTGATCGGCGAGATCGCCCGGAAGACGAACATTCTCGCGGTGAACGCACGCATCGAGTCCTCGCGGACCGACGAGAGCGGCCAGGGGTACAGCGTCGTCGCCGACGAGGTCCGCGAACTCGCCGAGGAGACCAAAGCGGCCGCCGACGAGATCGAGACGCGGATCGATCGGATCCAGTCCCAGACCGACGAGACGGTCGCCGGGATCCAGGCCGTCAACGAACGAACCGCCGACGCGTCGGTCACGGTCCGGCGGGCCCTCGACTCCCTCGAGGAGATCGCCGAACTCGTCGACGATCTCGATATGACGATCGAGAACATCAGCGACGCGACGGACGGACAGGCCGAAGCGATCCAGTCGGTCGCCGAACGGGTCGACGCGCTCTCGTCGATCGGCTCCGGCGAGGAGCCGGATTCCGGCGACAGCGACGGGTTCGACTTCGAGGCCCCGCAGGGCGTCACCGAGGGAACGGGGGAGAGCTGA
- the gvpL gene encoding gas vesicle protein GvpL, protein MTVPERTDGADDLADGRYVYCLVEPEGEPPARLPVEGIDGESPRVLAAGGVAAVVHETDTLYDSDDPATIRRWLLAHHRVVEAATDRFGTPIPFQFDVVVQGGDETVRSVLESAADEIEAAVTDVAGRREYRIELLFEPDATVPDPEGDLAALREQTEAAGEGTAFLLEKKLERKRTELRRERAAALAADLEAAIDEVAVATASVDGDRLGLGDDDRETVTQIAVLADHDREDDLGARLDPIADRSGVAVRFTGPWAPYSFVPDIDLEGGR, encoded by the coding sequence ATGACGGTCCCGGAGCGGACGGACGGGGCGGACGACCTCGCTGACGGCCGCTACGTGTACTGTCTCGTGGAGCCAGAGGGCGAGCCGCCCGCGAGGCTCCCCGTCGAGGGAATCGACGGCGAGTCGCCGCGAGTCCTCGCGGCCGGGGGCGTCGCCGCGGTCGTCCACGAGACCGACACGCTCTACGACAGCGACGATCCGGCGACGATCCGCCGCTGGCTGCTCGCCCACCACCGGGTCGTCGAGGCCGCGACGGACCGGTTCGGGACGCCGATCCCGTTCCAGTTCGACGTCGTCGTCCAGGGCGGCGACGAGACGGTGCGGTCGGTCCTCGAGTCGGCCGCGGACGAGATCGAGGCGGCCGTCACCGACGTCGCGGGCCGACGGGAGTATCGCATCGAACTATTGTTCGAACCCGACGCGACGGTACCCGATCCCGAGGGCGACCTCGCCGCGCTTCGCGAGCAAACCGAGGCAGCCGGCGAGGGGACGGCCTTCCTGCTCGAGAAGAAACTCGAGCGAAAGCGAACGGAACTGCGACGGGAGCGAGCAGCCGCCCTCGCGGCCGACCTCGAGGCGGCCATCGACGAGGTCGCCGTCGCCACGGCGTCGGTCGACGGCGATCGACTGGGACTGGGCGACGACGATCGGGAAACGGTCACGCAGATCGCCGTATTGGCCGATCACGACCGCGAGGACGACCTGGGTGCCCGGCTCGATCCGATCGCGGACCGATCGGGCGTCGCCGTTCGGTTTACCGGGCCGTGGGCACCGTACTCGTTCGTGCCGGATATCGATCTGGAGGGCGGTCGGTGA
- a CDS encoding chemotaxis protein CheW → MEGHRESADDVGGEGEPPVELITASLPDLTYGLESGRVVRVTSFEGVTPVPGSATAVDGVTEIDGRVTVVVDAARLLGGQGREPTETDELIVLDRDEQRSIGLRTPRGVGVETVPASRFEQPSAADPAASSPVPSDGGGLDDALLRAAVTPAEPAEPPRLVLDAAGIAAAVES, encoded by the coding sequence ATGGAGGGACACCGCGAGTCCGCCGACGACGTCGGCGGGGAGGGGGAGCCGCCAGTCGAGTTGATCACCGCGTCGCTGCCGGATCTCACCTACGGCCTCGAGTCCGGCCGCGTCGTCCGGGTCACGTCGTTCGAGGGCGTGACCCCCGTGCCGGGAAGCGCGACTGCGGTCGACGGCGTTACCGAGATCGACGGACGGGTAACGGTGGTCGTCGACGCCGCGCGGTTGCTCGGTGGGCAGGGACGGGAGCCGACCGAGACGGACGAACTCATCGTGCTCGATCGCGACGAGCAGCGGTCGATCGGGCTCCGAACCCCGCGCGGCGTCGGCGTCGAGACGGTCCCGGCCTCGCGGTTCGAGCAGCCGTCCGCAGCCGATCCCGCCGCCTCGAGTCCCGTCCCGTCGGACGGCGGCGGGCTCGACGACGCCTTGCTCCGGGCCGCCGTGACGCCGGCGGAACCTGCGGAGCCGCCACGGCTCGTCCTGGACGCGGCCGGTATCGCTGCCGCCGTCGAGAGCTGA
- a CDS encoding bacteriorhodopsin, with the protein MVAVNVHYTVGLAVMLLGTAVFVRAFVTDARNRTYHAILVGIAGIAAGAYVFMLLGIGFLTVEGNVVNLAKYGQWLLATPLLILYLGLLAGLDRGRIGLLIVLDVVVMGSGLVGELLAGPALTYGSFAVGSVAYIALIYMLTAGIREAVTDRPGAIVALFGKLRNLTLIIWTIYPVIWILSPAGLGVLEPTMQALLYTYADLIAKILFGAIALNSQTSLEQLPELDALSGFGVGPN; encoded by the coding sequence ATGGTCGCCGTCAACGTCCACTACACCGTCGGGCTCGCGGTCATGCTCCTCGGAACCGCCGTCTTCGTTCGAGCGTTCGTCACGGACGCACGCAACCGGACCTACCACGCGATTCTCGTCGGTATCGCCGGGATCGCGGCGGGGGCGTACGTGTTCATGCTGCTCGGGATCGGGTTCCTGACCGTCGAGGGAAACGTCGTCAATCTCGCGAAGTACGGCCAGTGGCTCCTCGCGACGCCGCTGTTGATCCTCTATCTCGGATTGCTCGCCGGCCTCGACCGCGGCCGAATCGGCCTGCTGATCGTCCTCGACGTCGTCGTCATGGGCTCGGGGCTCGTCGGCGAGTTGCTCGCCGGCCCCGCGCTGACGTACGGCAGTTTCGCGGTGGGCTCGGTCGCCTACATCGCCCTGATCTACATGCTCACCGCCGGCATCCGCGAGGCGGTCACCGACCGACCGGGTGCGATCGTCGCCCTGTTCGGCAAGCTCCGGAACCTGACGCTGATCATCTGGACGATCTATCCCGTGATCTGGATACTCAGCCCGGCGGGGCTGGGGGTCCTCGAGCCGACGATGCAGGCGCTCCTGTACACCTACGCCGACCTGATCGCGAAGATCCTGTTCGGCGCGATCGCCCTGAACAGCCAGACGAGCCTCGAACAACTGCCCGAACTCGACGCCCTCTCCGGGTTCGGAGTCGGACCGAACTGA
- a CDS encoding GvpL/GvpF family gas vesicle protein, which yields MADHVYVYGIVEDADLSFEAEGVGGATEIRTVEYRSLSAIVSEIDTTDPDRTDEDVERHNDVLGTVLEEGYTVVPMSFGMAFKNARTLKGVLRGANRALRKTLAEIDGTVELGVKLVDTGLEADPDEVQAEIGDRLDEVSINDTDDDLFSDRLVLNRSYLVDRDERDRFDDAIDDVREAYGDALTVQYTGPWAPYNFVDVHIGADRGS from the coding sequence ATGGCCGACCACGTCTACGTGTACGGCATCGTCGAGGACGCCGACCTGTCGTTCGAGGCCGAGGGGGTCGGCGGGGCAACCGAGATCCGGACGGTCGAGTACCGATCGCTGTCGGCGATCGTCTCGGAGATCGATACGACGGATCCCGATCGGACCGACGAGGACGTCGAACGGCACAACGACGTGTTGGGGACCGTCCTCGAGGAGGGGTACACCGTCGTCCCGATGAGTTTCGGGATGGCGTTCAAGAACGCACGCACGCTCAAAGGAGTGCTTCGGGGGGCGAACCGGGCGCTCCGAAAAACGCTCGCCGAGATCGACGGCACGGTCGAGCTCGGCGTCAAGCTCGTCGACACCGGGCTCGAGGCCGATCCCGACGAGGTCCAGGCCGAGATCGGCGATCGGCTCGACGAGGTGTCGATCAACGACACGGACGACGACCTGTTCAGCGATCGGCTCGTGCTCAACCGCTCGTATCTGGTTGATCGGGACGAGCGCGATCGCTTCGACGACGCGATCGACGACGTCCGTGAGGCGTACGGCGACGCCCTCACCGTCCAGTATACCGGCCCGTGGGCACCCTACAACTTCGTCGACGTCCACATCGGTGCCGACAGGGGGAGTTGA